The following are encoded together in the Echinicola jeungdonensis genome:
- a CDS encoding DNA recombination protein RmuC: MEDLILGFLIVNAGLMLFLIWKVSNGKSLDKTVTEHFDVLKMEFSRQMSENRGEINQSIQQQFQMVFDTLRANSKDQNESLRDFGKLFRENVRDFNELQREKFRDLERRQEKMLQSTEERLEKMRETVDEKLQKTLETRLGQSFEVVSKQLQAVQKGLGEMQHLATGVGDLKKVLSNVKSRGVLGEYQLESILENILAPDQFDRNAAMKSNSAERVEFAVRLPGNNADEPVFLPIDAKFPQDAYHRLLDAYETGDRALTAANKVALYKAVKKSAQDIHQKYINPPYTTDFAVMFLPMESLYAEIIRDAELTQTLQREYKVVVTGPTTLAAMLNSLQLGFKTLAIQKRSSEVWQVLGAVKTEFGKFGNLIQKAQKKLNEANNDLDSLVGARTRVIQRKLKDIEELPEKERSKLLGD; encoded by the coding sequence ATGGAAGACTTGATCTTGGGCTTTTTGATTGTTAATGCAGGATTAATGTTGTTTTTGATTTGGAAGGTTTCAAATGGGAAATCTTTGGATAAAACGGTCACTGAGCATTTTGATGTCCTGAAAATGGAATTTTCCAGGCAAATGTCAGAAAACAGGGGAGAAATCAATCAAAGCATCCAACAGCAGTTCCAGATGGTTTTTGATACCCTGCGAGCCAATTCCAAGGACCAAAATGAGTCCTTGAGGGATTTTGGGAAACTATTCAGGGAAAATGTAAGGGATTTTAATGAACTTCAGCGGGAAAAATTCAGGGACCTTGAGAGGAGGCAAGAAAAAATGCTTCAGTCCACTGAGGAAAGGTTGGAGAAAATGCGGGAAACTGTGGATGAAAAACTCCAGAAAACCTTAGAAACCCGTTTGGGACAATCTTTTGAGGTAGTTAGCAAACAGTTGCAGGCTGTTCAAAAAGGCTTAGGAGAAATGCAGCATTTGGCCACGGGAGTTGGGGATCTTAAAAAAGTATTGAGCAATGTAAAAAGCCGTGGAGTACTAGGGGAATACCAATTGGAAAGCATATTAGAAAATATATTGGCTCCGGATCAATTTGACCGAAATGCAGCCATGAAAAGCAATTCTGCGGAAAGGGTGGAATTTGCAGTAAGGTTGCCGGGAAATAATGCAGATGAGCCTGTGTTTTTGCCCATTGATGCTAAATTTCCCCAGGATGCCTATCACCGACTATTGGATGCTTATGAAACTGGGGATCGGGCATTAACCGCGGCCAATAAGGTTGCCTTATACAAAGCAGTGAAAAAATCCGCCCAGGATATTCATCAGAAATATATCAATCCTCCCTACACAACCGATTTTGCCGTAATGTTCCTTCCTATGGAAAGTTTGTATGCAGAAATAATCAGAGATGCAGAGCTAACTCAAACTTTGCAAAGGGAATATAAGGTGGTTGTGACCGGTCCTACAACTCTTGCCGCTATGTTAAATAGCCTCCAACTGGGTTTCAAAACCCTGGCCATTCAAAAAAGGAGCAGTGAGGTTTGGCAGGTATTAGGCGCAGTAAAAACTGAATTTGGTAAATTTGGCAACCTGATTCAAAAAGCCCAGAAGAAACTAAATGAAGCCAATAACGATTTGGACAGCTTGGTGGGCGCTAGGACAAGGGTAATCCAAAGGAAATTGAAGGATATAGAAGAATTGCCAGAGAAAGAGCGTTCGAAGTTGTTGGGGGATTGA
- the pxpA gene encoding 5-oxoprolinase subunit PxpA, whose protein sequence is MMKIDINSDLGEGMPYEEELMPYITSCNIACGGHTGNELTMTATLERAKKFQLNIGAHPSYPDKEHFGRKSMKMEKEEMAMSLLNQIKSLEKLANKTGQKIHHIKPHGALYNDAAINYDIAQVIIGLMVENFPETFLFAPNSSIIEKMAKEHGVKTKSEIFADRKYLDNLSLVPRTEKNAVLIESKEVIDHLYRMVFEGYVKTVTGKIKPIKADTVCVHGDNPSALALVKEIYEVVNIPMEE, encoded by the coding sequence ATGATGAAAATAGATATCAACAGCGATTTAGGTGAGGGAATGCCTTATGAAGAGGAACTGATGCCTTATATCACCAGTTGCAATATTGCCTGTGGTGGTCACACGGGGAATGAACTTACCATGACTGCAACCTTGGAGAGGGCTAAAAAATTCCAATTAAATATTGGTGCCCACCCCTCTTATCCTGATAAGGAACATTTTGGCCGGAAATCCATGAAAATGGAAAAAGAAGAAATGGCTATGAGTCTTTTAAACCAGATCAAAAGTTTAGAAAAACTGGCCAATAAAACAGGCCAAAAAATCCACCATATCAAACCTCATGGCGCCCTCTATAATGATGCTGCAATAAACTATGATATTGCCCAAGTGATTATTGGCTTGATGGTGGAGAATTTCCCGGAAACATTCCTTTTTGCGCCTAATTCTTCAATTATTGAAAAAATGGCAAAAGAACATGGGGTAAAAACCAAATCTGAAATTTTTGCAGACCGTAAATACCTGGACAATTTAAGCTTGGTACCCAGAACGGAGAAAAACGCAGTTTTAATTGAATCAAAAGAAGTTATCGATCACCTTTATAGAATGGTTTTTGAAGGATATGTAAAAACCGTAACAGGAAAAATTAAACCTATAAAAGCGGATACTGTCTGTGTTCATGGGGATAATCCTTCCGCCCTTGCTTTGGTGAAGGAAATTTATGAAGTTGTTAATATACCGATGGAAGAATGA